A region from the Paraburkholderia youngii genome encodes:
- a CDS encoding transposase, translated as MFFDELNNDEWALLAPLVSDEPAVRLNRRGRPRAEPRIVTNAVLWIMTTGEPWSKLPGRYPSGPTCRRRFEEWQLNGTLLEMVRLLSQSGRTFAYIPQPAPPVTARPVAPVAQTPSPREDNSLRGVSWKSPESWQAPGVASALSQWRTADPIGDITRQLSGLGPAAVPATPVATFASAAAPVAHVEPAAFDTAGTFPPDEPRPSLTMALAPSGMQVADSRGYLIYVVVEEVPNAMYRGWAEIIRDGKRVERSGLVGPRFEDAQHAQQFALDWARQWIDRECATDAAAAALTEASAAEPASATASSNPVQRSASRSLAGLRHVPEPASIDGSANHGAPLHGQLKPSPNALRVPLRRYPSDTASASVTSTPAVTTDSGTVEHFSATYKELISYVG; from the coding sequence ATGTTTTTCGATGAGCTAAACAACGACGAATGGGCGCTGCTCGCGCCGCTCGTCTCCGACGAGCCGGCCGTCCGTCTGAACCGGCGCGGGCGGCCGCGCGCCGAACCGCGCATCGTGACGAATGCGGTGCTGTGGATCATGACCACGGGTGAGCCGTGGTCGAAGCTGCCGGGCCGCTATCCGTCCGGTCCCACGTGCCGTCGCCGCTTCGAAGAGTGGCAACTGAACGGCACTCTGCTGGAGATGGTCCGCCTGCTGTCGCAGAGCGGCCGCACCTTCGCGTACATTCCCCAACCGGCGCCGCCCGTTACGGCCAGACCCGTGGCGCCGGTTGCGCAAACCCCGAGCCCGCGCGAAGACAACAGTCTGCGCGGCGTGTCGTGGAAGAGTCCCGAGTCGTGGCAGGCGCCCGGCGTCGCGAGTGCGTTGAGCCAATGGCGCACGGCCGATCCGATCGGCGACATCACGCGGCAATTGTCGGGGCTCGGGCCCGCGGCAGTGCCGGCGACGCCCGTGGCGACATTCGCGTCGGCCGCGGCGCCAGTGGCGCATGTCGAACCCGCCGCATTCGACACGGCCGGGACCTTCCCGCCCGACGAGCCGCGCCCGTCGCTGACGATGGCCCTCGCGCCGAGCGGCATGCAGGTCGCCGACTCGCGCGGTTATCTGATCTACGTGGTGGTCGAGGAAGTGCCGAATGCGATGTATCGCGGGTGGGCGGAGATCATCAGGGACGGCAAGCGTGTCGAGCGCTCCGGCCTCGTCGGCCCGCGCTTCGAGGATGCGCAGCACGCGCAGCAATTCGCGCTCGACTGGGCACGTCAGTGGATCGATCGCGAATGCGCAACCGACGCGGCGGCCGCCGCGCTGACCGAGGCAAGCGCCGCTGAACCTGCGTCGGCAACCGCATCGAGCAACCCTGTGCAGCGCTCGGCGAGCCGTTCGTTGGCGGGCCTGCGGCATGTGCCGGAACCGGCGTCGATCGATGGCAGCGCGAATCACGGCGCGCCTTTGCACGGGCAGCTGAAGCCATCACCGAATGCATTGCGCGTGCCGCTGCGCCGCTATCCGTCGGACACCGCGAGCGCGAGCGTGACGAGCACGCCCGCGGTGACGACCGACAGCGGCACCGTGGAGCACTTTTCGGCGACCTACAAAGAACTCATCTCGTACGTGGGATGA
- a CDS encoding YciI-like protein: MHYLLMYELVPDYLERRGEYRDAHLKLAWAAAERGELLLAGALTEPTDGAVLLFTGTSPAVAQAFAKADPYVLSGLVTRWRVREWTTVVGEHASKPVRP; this comes from the coding sequence ATGCATTACCTGTTGATGTACGAGTTGGTACCCGACTATCTGGAGCGACGCGGCGAGTACCGCGACGCGCATCTGAAACTCGCTTGGGCCGCCGCCGAACGGGGCGAACTGCTGCTGGCCGGCGCGCTCACCGAGCCGACGGACGGGGCGGTGCTGCTCTTCACCGGCACCTCGCCGGCAGTCGCGCAAGCCTTTGCCAAGGCCGATCCGTACGTGCTATCCGGACTCGTCACGCGCTGGCGAGTGCGCGAATGGACCACCGTCGTCGGCGAGCACGCATCGAAACCAGTGCGCCCGTAG
- a CDS encoding PsiF family protein: protein MKIQSAIATLVLGAVLVSPAFAANSQQTKMADCNKQAGDKKGDERKAFMQTCLSAKPAAAAPMSQQDKMKACNKQAGDKKGDDRKAFMKTCLSSSAPAN, encoded by the coding sequence ATGAAAATCCAATCCGCTATCGCTACGCTGGTGTTGGGCGCGGTACTCGTATCGCCGGCGTTCGCGGCGAACAGCCAGCAGACCAAGATGGCCGACTGCAACAAGCAGGCCGGCGACAAGAAGGGCGACGAGCGCAAGGCGTTCATGCAAACCTGTCTTTCCGCGAAGCCGGCAGCCGCCGCGCCGATGAGCCAGCAGGACAAGATGAAGGCCTGCAACAAGCAGGCGGGCGACAAGAAAGGCGACGACCGCAAGGCGTTCATGAAGACCTGCCTGTCCTCGTCGGCGCCCGCCAACTGA
- a CDS encoding BPSL1445 family SYLF domain-containing lipoprotein, with amino-acid sequence MQRRHFMLKTTAALAFGGLALAGCTTTGNTPDNAHVNASKRQSIDASVDGTLSRLFTTVPGSRELVSKARGVLVFPSVIQAGFIVGGQYGEGALRVGGATVGYYSTVSGSLGLTAGAQSKALIFLFMTQDSLDKFRNADGWSAGVDASVALVKIGANGAVDTTTATAPVQVFVLTNAGLMGDVSLQGTKVTRLKI; translated from the coding sequence ATGCAAAGACGACACTTCATGTTGAAGACGACCGCTGCGCTAGCTTTCGGAGGCCTTGCACTCGCCGGGTGCACGACGACGGGCAACACTCCGGACAATGCTCATGTCAACGCCTCGAAACGGCAGTCGATCGACGCCAGCGTCGACGGCACGCTGTCCAGGCTGTTCACGACCGTGCCGGGCTCGCGCGAGCTGGTGTCGAAGGCGCGCGGTGTGCTGGTGTTCCCGTCGGTGATACAGGCGGGCTTCATCGTCGGCGGTCAGTATGGCGAAGGCGCATTGCGAGTGGGCGGCGCGACGGTCGGCTACTACAGCACCGTGTCGGGCTCGTTGGGCCTGACGGCGGGCGCGCAGTCGAAGGCACTGATCTTCCTGTTCATGACGCAGGATTCGCTCGACAAATTCCGCAACGCGGACGGCTGGTCGGCCGGCGTCGATGCATCGGTCGCGCTCGTGAAGATCGGCGCGAACGGCGCCGTCGACACGACCACGGCCACCGCGCCGGTGCAGGTTTTCGTGTTGACCAACGCGGGCCTGATGGGCGACGTGTCGCTGCAAGGCACGAAGGTCACGCGGCTGAAGATCTGA
- a CDS encoding glycosyltransferase family 4 protein translates to MKIAQIAPLTESVPPKLYGGTERVVSYITEALVEQGHDVTLFASGDSVTNAKLEPVWPRALRLDPGIRDRVAPHMLLMELVRRQAEDFDVLHFHLDYYSFSVFKRQETPFVTTMHGRLDLPEQQPVFDTFNSVPVISISNAQRHPLPQARWLTTVYHGLPEQLYTPQPVEQKYLAFLGRISPEKRVDTAIRIAGRCGMPIRIAAKVDAADREYFERDIRPLLDLPYVEYIGEIADHQKAEFLSGAHALLFPIDWPEPFGLVMIEAMACGTPVIAFNRGSVPEVLEEGVTGFIVEDEIGAVAAVNRLHKVPRAGVRRRFEERFTSHRMARQYVEAYQSVIRAQKRSRFKVIDSSGA, encoded by the coding sequence ATGAAGATTGCGCAGATCGCCCCGCTGACCGAATCGGTGCCGCCGAAGCTTTACGGCGGCACGGAGCGGGTCGTGTCGTACATCACCGAGGCGCTGGTCGAGCAGGGCCACGACGTGACGCTGTTCGCGAGTGGCGACTCCGTCACGAACGCGAAGCTCGAACCGGTGTGGCCGCGCGCGCTGCGGCTCGATCCGGGCATTCGCGACCGCGTCGCGCCGCACATGCTGCTGATGGAACTGGTGCGCCGCCAGGCCGAAGACTTCGACGTGCTGCATTTCCATCTCGACTATTACTCGTTCTCGGTATTCAAGCGGCAGGAAACGCCGTTCGTCACGACGATGCACGGGCGGCTCGATCTGCCCGAGCAGCAGCCGGTGTTCGACACCTTCAACTCGGTGCCGGTGATCTCGATCTCGAATGCGCAGCGTCATCCGCTGCCGCAGGCGCGCTGGCTCACCACGGTCTATCACGGCCTGCCGGAGCAGCTCTATACGCCGCAACCGGTCGAGCAGAAGTACCTCGCGTTTCTCGGCCGGATTTCGCCGGAAAAACGCGTCGATACGGCGATCCGCATCGCGGGCCGCTGCGGCATGCCGATCCGCATCGCCGCCAAGGTCGATGCGGCCGACCGCGAATACTTCGAGCGCGATATCCGGCCGTTGCTCGACCTGCCGTACGTCGAGTACATCGGCGAGATCGCCGATCATCAGAAGGCCGAGTTTTTGTCGGGCGCGCATGCGCTGCTGTTTCCGATCGACTGGCCGGAGCCGTTCGGTCTCGTGATGATCGAGGCGATGGCATGCGGCACGCCGGTGATCGCGTTCAATCGCGGCTCGGTGCCGGAAGTGCTCGAAGAGGGCGTGACCGGGTTCATCGTCGAGGACGAGATCGGCGCGGTGGCGGCCGTCAACCGGCTGCACAAGGTGCCGCGCGCGGGCGTGCGGCGCCGCTTCGAGGAGCGCTTCACGTCGCACCGGATGGCGCGTCAGTATGTGGAGGCGTATCAGTCGGTGATTCGCGCGCAGAAACGCTCGCGGTTCAAGGTGATCGATTCGTCGGGCGCTTGA